The DNA region AGTTCTTCCCTCAGCCACCGCCTTGTTCCCGTCTTCCCTTGTATAACCTCCAGCGACGATGAACGTTCCTTCAAACGCCTTCCTCATCGGCGTAAGCGACTCAGTGCATTCGAAAACCTCACGGGCTGTTTTCATCCTCGGCTCAACCATGTGGCAGTAGAGTGTCTCGAATCTATTCAGAGACTTAGCCATGTAGACCCCTAGCTTTTGAGGCTCTGTATCTCCCGACTCCATGTAGTTCGCGAAGGGAGAGAGTCTGACTCCAACGCGGTCAGATCCGATCTCTTTCGTTACAGCTTCGACTACTTCCAGTGAGAATCTGCATCGGTTCTCTAGAGATCCACCATAACAATCAGTTCGGTCGTTGACAGTGTCCTTCATAAACTGGTCGATCAAGTAGCCGTGTGCTCCATGGATCTCCACTCCGTCAAAACCAGCTTCTATAGCGTTTCTTGCAGCGATACGAAAATCATTTACAACGTTCGGGATCTCGTCGATTCTTAGCCGCCTCGGAGGTGTGTACTCGTTGGATGAATCCTCGGCGAGAGGCTTGTTCGTAGAAGAGATCGGAGCTTCACCATTTGGCTGATTATCTAGTACAAATAGCAGTTTCTTAGCCCACACGTAACAAGATTGCACAATTTAAAATCCTAAAAGACACCTAACCAGcgattgtttttcttttcttcaatcATCGTTTGGCTGAGCAACTAAATATCAGTTTCTTAGAACTTTCACAatttcaaaccctaaaagacacCTAACagagtttgttttttctttcttgcatCATCATTTGGCAGAGAATTTAGTACAAAATATCAGTTCCTTAGAACACACGTTACAAGTTCTAGCACTTTCAAATcctaaaaataaactaacagtGTTTTTTTCCTTACTTGCTTCACCATTTGGCTGAGAATCTAGTACAAAATATCTGCTCCTTAGTACACACGTAACAAGATCTAAcaatctcaaaccctaaaagaaacCTAACGGcgttaattttaatataaacaaaccTCGGTGAGAAACGCGACCGGCGTGCCAGAGCTGACAGAAGAAGACGGCGCCGTTAGAGTGAACGGCGTCAACGATGCGCTTCCATGCTTCGATTTGTTCTTTCCTCCATATCCCTGGCATGTCATGATACCTGTCACAAAAAGGTCAACCATAACTCATAACAGAGCAAAAAGTCAACTTTCTGTTAAATAGGTTTAAAGAAAGGACATTACGCCATGGCGGTTTCGGAAACTCCGGTGGCTTCGCTGATGAGAAGACCTCCCGATGTTGCTCTCTGAGAGTAATACACGGCGGCGTGTGGTTGTGGAACGTTGCCGTATGATCTCATTCTCGCCATCGGTGCCATAACTATTCTGAAATTTTTAGAATCAAAGATTTCATTCAGACAAGACAAGGGGGAGTTAATGTGATGAACGCTGTTTCAGTATGAGATTAAGAGAACCTGTGAGAAAGATTGAAGTTTCTCATTGAAAATGGTGTGAGAAGGGGAATGGTCTGATTGGTTGCAGAGTCCTCCATCTTTCAGGACCTCGAGAGAATCTGTGAGAAAGATTGATGTTTTTCTCACCGTGAAAAACAAGAGTAAGTTTAAAGAGACACGGAGACGTTACGTGTTGTATAGTTAAATGATTTAATGATTGCATCTTCACAACTTAAATCACTAGAGTCTCTCTCATATTTGTCAAGATCGCATCTCAACAAGATTAGGTGGTAATAATGATGTGATGGGAGATGGGTCCAATGTCTCTGTCAGAAAAATATACAATTGGCTAAATGTCCGAATCACCGATCACTAATAACGTTACATCCCTAAAAATAAATGCATAGTTGCTCTAGTATAATCTAAAAAAGTAATTCGAGTTGCTAGATTATTCCAATGCGTATATTCTCTTTCTACGTGCAATGTTATAAAACTCGAGCTTTATGTTTTTGGACTAAAGAATATTTAAACAGCGCTTTTTGTCTCATCTCACAACTACTCAGATGATGTGGAATTCAACTGGTTATGCTTCGCACGGTCTAGGAGAGGAAGCTGTCAAGGTCTTCCATGAGATGCTTTTGTATGGTAGTATTTAGACTAATAAAGTCaccttcaaaaaaaataaaaaaagtcacCTTCTCTGCAACTCTCACAGCATGTAGCTACGCTGGTCTAGGAAGGTCTTAAGATCTTTGAACCTCTGGTTGATATGATGAGGCAATGAAGCTGCTTGAAAGCATGACCGTGGAACCGGATGATGTAGCTGGAGGTTCTCTGTTGGGAGCGTGTAGAACTCACTTAGCTGAATTTGTTGACATTCTCGTTTGGCTCGCCTCTCTCACTTACGGCCAAATTCTtctttttactctgtttttgttctctgttttcacactctctctgtttttgttctctgttttcacactctctctgtttttctttactTGTGTTGCAACTTACACAAGCTTAttctctctcttcactctctcaCTTTTATTGTTCTTGTAGAGAGAACACCTTGATTTCAAAATTGTTAATCTTTTATCCATTAATCTCAAACCAACAACCTTACACATACTTATAATAGATTTCCCTCTGCTGCTACACACACTTTAACAACTACAAATTTAGACCTTGCTTCTAATAACAACAACTCTAGACTAGCTAAACATTAACCAACACTccatatttttttgtctttaacCACACTAAACTATTTGTTGACTTAGTTTGTTGCAACTAAGTCACATCTCAATTCCTTTTTGGCCTCTTTCACTTCTTGTCCACTTCACTAATCTTTTCCTTGTGTGGAAAGCTTCCTTGCTTccttccacttcttcttctcactTGATTCTATCTTTGTTTTGTAGTTTTAATCAGATTAAGGTTAACTTCAAGCAGAATTTAGCAGAACTTGCAACAAAGATACTCTTAGAGACTAAACTGGAGAATTCAAGAACTTACATCTTGCTCTCCAACATTTATGCATCTCAATATAAGCGAGGGTAATGTCGTAGAACTGAGAAACGGCATAGAAACAAATACGGTAAGGAAGTCACCAGGTTGTAGCTGGATTATTGAACTGGAAATTTCACCTTCAAGCAAAATTAGAATCCAAAGGCACATTTCTTTATGCTACATAGTTACTACTTTAGTACTTGCTACAGAGAAAGATTCAAATCCAAACAAACGTTTGTCTCAGCTTCCTCTTTCGCTTCCTTAGAGCCATTCTTGTTGGAGGCTGAAGAGCTTGCATTAGCGGCTGCTTTCTCATTGTTGTTGGCCTCTGTTTCATTCTTGAAAATGAAATCCTCTGGCTGAAACGAAGGGAATCTGTGAATCCTagctctttcttcttcttgcctCTTCTTCTCCATGGAGCTGATGACGTATGTACGCATCTCCCTTGCATTTTTAAGCAATATGTAcaacttctccatcttctcctcttcttctttctccattttcatcttctttctatCTCTCTCATCCATTCCACCAGTCACTAAACAATTTATCCTAccctctctctatctctctcctgAAGAATTTTCTGAAGGAAATGATGGAGATATAATACCTGCCTCTAGTGGGAAGACTAACAACATAAACCTTATCTAAAACACTCTCATACGTCTCTCTTTGGGTGGCTTTTAGGATATCATGGACCCCTCCATGATAGACATTCATATAGCAACATGTCATACATGTTTTACAGTAGCTTCAAGCTAGACCAACTACTTTACAATAACCATACTGAAACAGTCTATATTGCACAGATTGTGAAGATTTGTTAGTTTCTGCATCTATGTTTCTCCTTCTAGTCATCTGCCCATGGGACGCCGTGTTTGGCCCAGAGATAGTATGCTCCAATAGGTCCTCGTCCACCAAACTCATACAACTCCGGAGCTGTGTGGTGCTTGTCTATCTCTCCCAGGACCGGACTCAGAATGTTCCATGCTGCTGCAACCTCATCGCTTCTCATGAACAGATGGTTGTCTCCATCAATCACATCATGAATTAAGTGCTCATATGAATCTGGTACTTCGCTGCTATATCTACAGTTTAGAacccaaaaatacaaataaaccATAAGGCGCACTAATTCAGTTGATgagaaaaaaagtaaaaacttgCCTGTCTTTATAGAGCAGGTTAAGTTCAGAAGCGTCTAGCTGAAGACCTAAACCAGGAACCTTATTGTTGATTTTCACCAGGATGGCCTCATCAGGCTCGTCACGTAGGATAAGCACATTTGTCCCCAAATCTATGTTTATTCCAATGTTGTCTCGGTATATGTTTCCAGGAACATGTCGGAATTGCACACGGATCTCCACTCTTTTAAACATCAAATTACACCAAATCATTTGCTAAATCAACTAATACATACCAATATGTTACCTACCATGAGTAGGAGTTATTAACTTCACCTGTGTTTAATGAGTCCAGTGCCGACTCTTACTAGGAACGGTACACCATCCCAACGGGCATTATCAATGTACAAGGCTGCAGCACAGTAAGTAGGGCCTCCACTGTTCAAGTTAGCGTCAGCTTGGTCTCCAGAACTCGATTTATACTGCCCAAGGATGGCATCAGCAGGATCTAATCTGCGAGTCGATCTCAAAACCTTCACctgaagaacaagaacaaggtTTGTCACCAGGTCATTTGACAAGACAAAGAATACACTAGTTACCTTCTCATTGCGGATATCTTCACCATCAAGACTTATTGGAGATTCCATGGTAAGTAAAGCAATTGTTTGAAGTATGTGGCTATGAAAGATGTCTCTTATTATGCCATATCCATCAGAATACCTTTAAAAAAAACCGTAGAATTTAATGCAACTGATGCCAATTCTGTCTAAGCATGTATAAACAACAATGCTGGAAACAGAACTACAATGCCTTACTTTTCTCTTTGAGCAACTGATTCTGATACAATAACCTGCAAATATGTTTGTAGACAGAGTGAATAACACAGCATGTGGAAGAGGAATGTTTCAGGAACTACACACAAGGAAAAGACACTACCTGTACATTGCGTATATATGTTCTGTTCCACAGTGGTTCAAAAACCAGATTTGAAAACCTTAACACAGTCAGATTTTCAATGAGATTTCTTCCTAACATGTGATCTATCCTGAAATGGGAATATACATCAACCGTCAAGAGAGATGAACTGTGCATGAAGAAAGCAATTTAGATTTGAAAGGAGTACCTGTAGATCTGCTTCTCTTCAAACTTAGAGAGAAGTGACTGTGTCAACCGATGAGACGAAAATGAGTTAAAACCAAAAGGTTTCTCAACTATTATACGAGTCCAGCCTTGTGGTGCCTGAGCTTTATCTCCAATGTTGCATGCCACATCCACAAGAGCTTCTTGAGGCACTGAGAGGTAAAATATCCGATTCGCTTTTGATACTCCCTAAAAAAATGAAGCTGGTAAATGTATTAAATTTGTCTTTGCTTGTCTGTCCAAATGTTGTAAAACACAGAAAGACTAACCTCAATCTGTTTCATTCTCTCGTCAAGTCGAGACATACCATCCCTGTTATCATAACCTCCGTTGATATAGTATGTTCTACTGAGAAACGCATCCATCTTGTCTCCACAGTTTTCTCTGAACATGTAATATCGTTCTTTTAGCTAGCACTTCAATGAATAAAATGTATGTTAAAGAACAAGAAATATATATACTGATGATCAACACGGCAAGTAAGAGTTGAAGCGATGATGGATCTGAGGTCTTCATCTGTAAGATTCTTTCTTGAATACCCAAATATACCAACATCCTGCGACAATGAAGACCAATCAACAAGACAACTGTAAAACCGACTTTGCTGGTCATCTTGTTGATTAGCACATACACTATACCTCAGGAAGGTAGCCGCTATAATACAAAGCAAACAAAGCAGGGAAAATCTTCCCTCTTGCTAGCTCACCAGTAGCTCCAACAACAGCAATGCAAAGCGAGGCTCCTCTTGCGACATCTGAAAGACTGCCCAAGAACTGTTTTGACACATATGGTTTATCTCCAGCTTTGTGAGAACCATCAACCACATTAGTTCCTACAACAATCTCGGGTGGTCGTAAATCTGCATCTCCAGTTTCTTCAGCAAAACCTGCTTAACGTTTTCTACCTCATGAAGTGGTAAAGAAGGATGAAACAAAGACAGAAAATAACTCTGTTTCTAGAGCTAGACCTCGTTCATCGCTGAGTAAAGTGTGCTCTGAGCGTGTTGCAATCTCTTTTACAGGCTGATGCTTCTTCCTGTGGCTGTCTTGTCTAAGATTCAGGCTCTTAAGCATCCATAGCTTCAACCCACAGAATCTCCTGCAAAGATTCGAGCCTCCTCCGTATAGCACAAGGCTTTCATTTCTCAAGGAACTATAGTAGTCTCTTGACGAAACCTACTCACATAAAAAATAAAGGATTCGAATTTTTCAACAACTGGAGCAGAAATCAAGTTCCTGTTCGTATCATCAAGTCCCTCAAATTTATAACACACTAAGCTTAGATTCAGAGGCACAGATCTCATTTACACGTCAGAAAACTTAGCTTAAAGCAAGGGATTTAATTATAGATCATATACATGCAAAGAGTACACATGTGGCTTACCGGAAAACTAGAAGAAGAGGCGGCGAGATGGCAAGAACAGGTGGGGATCAAAGGAGCCGTCGCTGATTGAGAGAAGGGAAGCAAGCAACTGGTGGTGAGAGACATAGTAGTAGCTCTGACTACTGACTAGAGGTTGTTTCCCTGTGTTTAATAGCTAAGCTAAATCTTTAGAAGCTGAGACTGTGAGAGACCGAACAAGATTAAGTTCTGCCTGCTGCTAATTACAAATTTCACTATTTACGGAAACCAAAatggttatttttggtttgaGTAAACCGGTTGGTTATTGAGGAAAAAGGAATATAATAGTGGTTTAGGCGGGGGTGGGTAGGTTGACTTTAGCACTTAAACGTCAACGTCTCTTCTGGTTCCGAGTCGGCGTCTgcttttctctttctctttctctttctctctctctgtcttggTGTTGTCTGTTGGTGAGATCACCTGTTACTCAAACTTATTCGATCTTATCTTCTCTAAATTTGTCACCTTTTCTGATAAACACTTGTATGATTCAGACGACCACTGTCTTTAAAACTTTACTGTCTCTGTTTCAGATTCTGAGTTTCCCTCATTTTtctttaggtttttttttctgagattGTAACTCGATGGCGAGGAAGAAGATCAGGGAGTACGACTCCAAGAGACTTCTCAAGGAACACTTGAAACGTCTCGCTAACATTGACCTCCAAATCCGCTCTGCTCAGGTCTGTCACCCTCACGAATATTCTTTATAGCTTTGTTTTCATCGAATCTGCTTTTGATGATTTCTATGTTTGGAACCAACGAGAAACATTGAAGttgaaactgtttttttttttctctctctctctattacTTGCAGGTGACAGAAGCTACGGATTTCACTGAGCTGACCAACCAGGAGTCATGGCTCTCCTCCACAAAGCTAGTTGTGAAGCCTGATATGCTGTTTGGAAAGCGCGGGAAAAGTGGTCTGGTAGCTCTGAAGCTGGATCTTGCTGAAGTTGCAGAGTTTGTCAAAGCCCGCCTCGGTTCTGAGGTGATTGGTCTGAAGCAGAGTGATAGACAATGGGTTGAATGTTGctatattatttgatgttttgtttttgctattttttcattttatgtgTCTGCAGGTTGAGATGGGTGGATGTAAAGCCCCTATCACTACATTCATTGTGGAGCCATTTGTGCCTCATGATCAAGAGTACTATCTTTCTGTAGTGTCTGATAGGCTTGGCTGCACTATAAGCTTCTCTGAATGTGGTGGTATTGAAATTGAAGAGAATTGGGACAAGGTTACtactaactttttatttttattttggttctatTGTTTTCTCCCAGTAACTGTAGCAAAAAAATCACATGGAAGTTTATGGTATCAACAGGTGAAGACTGTGTTTCTTCCTGCGGAAAAGTCAATGACGCTTGAAGTATGTGCTCCACTGATAGCAACACTTCCTCTTGAGGTAACTTTCTTTTTGCTGCGTTTATAGAAGCTTCCGAGTAAGTCAGTGGCAACATGCAACTGaagttttagtttagttttttttttttttgttaaagagtTATGCTAAGCCTTTCTCTAACTAATGTTGTTTCAATACGTTTCAGGTTAGAGGTAAAATAGGCAGCTTCATAATGGGCGTGTTTGCTGTGTTTCAAGGTATGGATATACATGAGATGAGGCCATTTCTTGTTTTTGTCAAGCATTTATGCAAATACCAAGAGTTCTGTTACAGGAACTCTATAGGGCTTAgattattatctattttttttttctctttgaagaTCTGGATTTCAGTTTTTTGGAGATGAATCCTTTTACGCTGGTTGATGGAGAGCCATATCCTCTTGACATGAGGGGAGAGTTAGATGACACAGCCGCCTTCAAAAATTTCAACAAGTATGTCTAACAATActcagtaatttttttttttaatgtgggaGCTCATTGGATTGATAAGATCTTTATCTATTCAGGTGGGGAGACATTGAATTTCCTCTGCCATTTGGAAGGGTACTCAGTCCAACGGAGAGCTTCATCCATGGTTTAGATGAGAAGGTATAAGCAGTTACACTTCTGTTATGACTCATGGAAGAAGTATGGTTACTGATGGtacatatgtgtgtgtgttaaCTTATTGCAGACAAGTGCTTCTTTGAAGTTTACTGTTTTGAATCCTAAAGGTCGCATTTGGACTATGGTAGCTGGAGGCGGTGCTAGCGTCATATACGCTGATAcagtaaaaattttaaaagaaagaatGTGTTATTATTATGAGGACTCCAAACAACTTCTCACACTGTGCTTATCTGCTATTAACAAGGTTGGAGATTTAGGCTACGCATCAGAGCTCGGGAACTACGCGGAGTATAGTGGAGCACCTAACGAGGAAGAGGTGTTACATTACGCTAGAGTTGTCATTGATGTGAGTCTTGCCAAAGATACTTAGATTTTGCCATTaggtatatataaatatagagaTCCATAGACCAAATGTTACTGGCTTTCTCAGTGTGCTACTGCTGATCCTGATGGACGCAAACGAGCTCTTCTCATTGGAGGTGGCATTGCCAATTTTACCGACGTGGCAGCTACTTTCAACGGTATCATCCGCGCTCTAAGAGAAAAGGTACGTTTCTCTAACAGTTGCTACCGCATTTTGGTGAAAATGAGATGATTGCTTAATTGAATCGGTGTTGGCTATTTGTATCGTATACTTTTTGTGTGGGGCATGAGCAGGAAACAAGGCTGAAAGCATCAAGAATGCACATTTACGTAAGAAGAGGTGGTCCTAATTACCAGACTGGTCTGGCTAGAATGCGTGCTCTGGGGGATGAACTCGGTGTTCCTCTAGAGGTAACCAAAACTACTTATGTAGTATTATCAGATTACTGTCGGTTTAGGTAGAATACGTACTGATCTTCATAAGGATTGCTGGTAATTGCAGGTATATGGACCAGAAGCAACGATGACAGGAATATGCAAGCGAGCCATTGACTGCATCATGTTGCCTGATGCATGATCAAGTAAACCTATGATCTCTTATTCAGTTTAAAACAGCAGAACACGAACTCGGACCTGAGCAATGGGAAGTGTTTGTTGATCCCTGTTCTTCATCTCTCTATCAGCATATGAAAATGAAAAGCTCTTTGAAACTGTTGCTTGTGTGTGTGTAATACTGAAAACCAAATCATTGGTTGTTGTGTAATTGTAATCAAAACGGTCAAAATCCTCTTTTGAAGTGTACAAATAAGATTTTTATAGCAAAGTGGACAAATATCTTTACACCAAATTTTTACTCACAACGCACATCATACACTACACCACATAacaagtttatttatttttggtataaaGTATTTTGAGGTATCACTCACACTCGCGTCAATAGAACTTCAGAaagtaaaattgaaaaaaaaaaacacccaaGGCGCATACAAGTTTCTTCACACCAAATTCAAAACAATCATAACATGAAACAAGAAAATACGAATTACAGGAAAGCTGAAGAATATGGGGTTGTCTCAGAAGCTGCGGAGTTGTATGTCAATTTGAGAGCGACCTGAGAATATCAAAGCAGATGGTGAAGTGTGAGGGTTGTACGTAAGATATAAAACACTGACAACATATGTTATATGCTTTTCGTTTTTACCAGATTATGGATGGATCCACCTAGTCTTCAGTAGCTTCATCTTCCCACTCAAGACCGTCGAACCATTCTTCATCCTCTTTATGTAGGTTAAAGTTGTATGCCCTCTCCTTGCTTAATGGAAGCTTTTCCAGCTTTTGACAGTGTCTTATAGACATGCGCTTTAGACTTGGCAATTCCAACCTTTCCCAGTAGATACTCTTCAGTTCCTCCAAATATTCTAAGTGAATCGATTGTATTTTTCGAAAGGGTACAATACTCGACCCCTCGTTTAGTAAACCAGAGACCTTTTCTCTGCTTACAATTTCTTGCAACTCCGGTGATGGCCCCTTTACGGTTAGAAATGCAAGTTTCGGAGCAAACAACAACCACGACAAATCCTGTATACCACTGACGCCAGTTAT from Raphanus sativus cultivar WK10039 chromosome 8, ASM80110v3, whole genome shotgun sequence includes:
- the LOC108821013 gene encoding putative 12-oxophytodienoate reductase-like protein 1, producing the protein MEDSATNQTIPLLTPFSMRNFNLSHRIVMAPMARMRSYGNVPQPHAAVYYSQRATSGGLLISEATGVSETAMAYHDMPGIWRKEQIEAWKRIVDAVHSNGAVFFCQLWHAGRVSHRDNQPNGEAPISSTNKPLAEDSSNEYTPPRRLRIDEIPNVVNDFRIAARNAIEAGFDGVEIHGAHGYLIDQFMKDTVNDRTDCYGGSLENRCRFSLEVVEAVTKEIGSDRVGVRLSPFANYMESGDTEPQKLGVYMAKSLNRFETLYCHMVEPRMKTAREVFECTESLTPMRKAFEGTFIVAGGYTREDGNKAVAEGRTDLVAYGRLFLANPDLPRRFQLDAALNNYDRTSFYTSSDPVVGYTDYPFLETDP
- the LOC108822496 gene encoding protein NIM1-INTERACTING 3, which produces MDERDRKKMKMEKEEEEKMEKLYILLKNAREMRTYVISSMEKKRQEEERARIHRFPSFQPEDFIFKNETEANNNEKAAANASSSASNKNGSKEAKEEAETNVCLDLNLSL
- the LOC108822494 gene encoding inactive glucose-6-phosphate 1-dehydrogenase 4, chloroplastic isoform X1, producing the protein MSLTTSCLLPFSQSATAPLIPTCSCHLAASSSSFPVSSRDYYSSLRNESLVLYGGGSNLCRRFCGLKLWMLKSLNLRQDSHRKKHQPVKEIATRSEHTLLSDERGFAEETGDADLRPPEIVVGTNVVDGSHKAGDKPYVSKQFLGSLSDVARGASLCIAVVGATGELARGKIFPALFALYYSGYLPEDVGIFGYSRKNLTDEDLRSIIASTLTCRVDHQENCGDKMDAFLSRTYYINGGYDNRDGMSRLDERMKQIEGVSKANRIFYLSVPQEALVDVACNIGDKAQAPQGWTRIIVEKPFGFNSFSSHRLTQSLLSKFEEKQIYRIDHMLGRNLIENLTVLRFSNLVFEPLWNRTYIRNVQVIVSESVAQREKYSDGYGIIRDIFHSHILQTIALLTMESPISLDGEDIRNEKVTSVFFVLSNDLVTNLVLVLQVKVLRSTRRLDPADAILGQYKSSSGDQADANLNSGGPTYCAAALYIDNARWDGVPFLVRVGTGLIKHRVEIRVQFRHVPGNIYRDNIGINIDLGTNVLILRDEPDEAILVKINNKVPGLGLQLDASELNLLYKDRYSSEVPDSYEHLIHDVIDGDNHLFMRSDEVAAAWNILSPVLGEIDKHHTAPELYEFGGRGPIGAYYLWAKHGVPWADD
- the LOC108822494 gene encoding inactive glucose-6-phosphate 1-dehydrogenase 4, chloroplastic isoform X2, which gives rise to MSLTTSCLLPFSQSATAPLIPTCSCHLAASSSSFPVSSRDYYSSLRNESLVLYGGGSNLCRRFCGLKLWMLKSLNLRQDSHRKKHQPVKEIATRSEHTLLSDERGFAEETGDADLRPPEIVVGTNVVDGSHKAGDKPYVSKQFLGSLSDVARGASLCIAVVGATGELARGKIFPALFALYYSGYLPEDVGIFGYSRKNLTDEDLRSIIASTLTCRVDHQENCGDKMDAFLSRTYYINGGYDNRDGMSRLDERMKQIEGVSKANRIFYLSVPQEALVDVACNIGDKAQAPQGWTRIIVEKPFGFNSFSSHRLTQSLLSKFEEKQIYRIDHMLGRNLIENLTVLRFSNLVFEPLWNRTYIRNVQVIVSESVAQREKYSDGYGIIRDIFHSHILQTIALLTMESPISLDGEDIRNEKVKVLRSTRRLDPADAILGQYKSSSGDQADANLNSGGPTYCAAALYIDNARWDGVPFLVRVGTGLIKHRVEIRVQFRHVPGNIYRDNIGINIDLGTNVLILRDEPDEAILVKINNKVPGLGLQLDASELNLLYKDRYSSEVPDSYEHLIHDVIDGDNHLFMRSDEVAAAWNILSPVLGEIDKHHTAPELYEFGGRGPIGAYYLWAKHGVPWADD
- the LOC108822495 gene encoding ATP-citrate synthase alpha chain protein 3 gives rise to the protein MARKKIREYDSKRLLKEHLKRLANIDLQIRSAQVTEATDFTELTNQESWLSSTKLVVKPDMLFGKRGKSGLVALKLDLAEVAEFVKARLGSEVEMGGCKAPITTFIVEPFVPHDQEYYLSVVSDRLGCTISFSECGGIEIEENWDKVKTVFLPAEKSMTLEVCAPLIATLPLEVRGKIGSFIMGVFAVFQDLDFSFLEMNPFTLVDGEPYPLDMRGELDDTAAFKNFNKWGDIEFPLPFGRVLSPTESFIHGLDEKTSASLKFTVLNPKGRIWTMVAGGGASVIYADTVGDLGYASELGNYAEYSGAPNEEEVLHYARVVIDCATADPDGRKRALLIGGGIANFTDVAATFNGIIRALREKETRLKASRMHIYVRRGGPNYQTGLARMRALGDELGVPLEVYGPEATMTGICKRAIDCIMLPDA